From the Lactuca sativa cultivar Salinas chromosome 9, Lsat_Salinas_v11, whole genome shotgun sequence genome, the window TAGTGAACTGTAAAGGAGGAGAACGTTCATTGTAGATTGAGTGGTGGACTAAGTTTCTTGGTAGAAGAGTTGTGATACGAAAGTGGTAGAAGATCTTCTGACGTGAAAGAGTATGAACACGTGAGAGAGACATGCATTAAGAACTGCTTTTGATGATTATTAAACCTGTATTCTGATTGCAAAATGTAACCTATTTTGCGCCCGAAGATAAATATGAAATAAGAGAAATTAGACATTAGCATTACGTCGAACACCTTGTGTACGTTTAAACTATAATGAACAGAAGGCACATTCGAATGAGTAATTTAACCAACTACAGCTCCAGCAATAAAGAAATTGAACAAAGTGAACTTTGGTGAATTTCCCTTGAGATAAAAACACGAAAAAGAGTTGGATTGAATCATTACTGAAAGAGTCATAAAAATTAAAACGTGTTCCTGCAACCCAGTCAGCCGCTTGATTATAAGCATGGTAAAAGGAGGTGCTGTAGGTGTAAGTCAGTCATTACCTAAGTGGTGGAATTGCCATGTTCAGTCATTTCTAAAGGCTTTTTCTTTGTTTTGCGAAAAGAAACAGACGACATAGAGGGAGCAGTACCTGATTAGTTACAAAATTTTCTGGGAAACTGATCGCAAAGCGGTGAAGACTCAAGCCAGCAGTAACTTTTATGGGGATTGATTGAGATATGACTGTAGCCAGCCAATGCGTAGAAGCGGGTGTCAAAGACCAGCACCAGCAGCAATCAAACAAGGGATACTAATTGGGTACTTTGGTATAAAAACTCGAGTATAAAGTGTATGACATTATTTCTCTCTATCAAAACCCTTTTTTTCACTAATAATACATCTTGTTAAATCTTGAATACAAAATAGTAAAAATTAAGTTGTATAAGATAGTATTTCACAAAAATGGTTAGGATTGGGAATTTCAGGAATCGATAATCAACAAcaataaaataccaaaaaaaaagtACATAAAGAATTAACATGGTTTACACAATTAGAGTGATCAACTAACCAACAAACGCAAGTATAAAAAGATTTTATTAGACTTATAGAAAATACAATGTCATATACATATACTTTCTTCTTACGATTACAAACGTTCATGAATTTATAACGACAAGATAGCCAAAAAAACTACTTAAGGTCAAACCCAAAATTTGTCATCAACTAGACTTGGCACAAGTCCAACATCACATATTTGCTTATCGAGGACACATCAGACATTGGTTTGAGCACCACATATCTTGTATCGAGCATCACAAACCTTCTGCTAGAGCACATCAGACTAACACAATTGCCAAGATGATAGACCTTTGTTGGTGATTTAatatcatcaatattatttaagtgtaatatgATTAAATTTGTTGACCAAAAGTAATCTTGTTGAATATTGAATAAGTTAGGATGGTGTAGGAGTGCACATTTGTTCAAGTTTTTCGAGATTCAAAGTACACTGTTATTTAGGGGCGAAACCCCTAAACGAACGGGGATccggggcagcgcccctgggagagGGGTCTAAGGGACAGAACCCctgactgtcacacccccgaaccagacggcggaaacgtccgagggctgttgtgactcaattgaatactatcacaatgaatatacatgaatcataacatcattcgtcaccatgcattgaaatattacaaccatcAGTGTTTACgttcagtacattgtttttacacattacaattccaaaacataaactgttcgatattaattaaacaaaacatcatgatatcactgggtacattttcttcgatttacctgttacctgagaatacaaatattttggaaaaacgtcaacatatgaaatgttggtgagttcataagtaatgtttgaaaagtaatgatgtgtatcattttgaaaaccaccagaaaatccgatattttctgaaaagattactgtaagtaagaaaaagtgtgaagatccgtaagtatgcttgtttatttctataagtatgaataattgttagacttggtatgcatcacataggtgtaagtgttgaaatccctaggaaaaccggatgttttcctaatactttaaattgcgcgttttatatattgttatgccgttgcgacgtgtgtattcgataattccaggtgacattggattaattatgggtcgtgagttgttataatcacgcattaatgaaaatgactaggttacaactatacaaacgatcccttaggcgtcgtccgtactacccacttaatccaaccaccctgacttctcatagccccacaacctaggagaaaagagggtgcgaagcccccgctatttccatgagtcgttcaaggctatcgtgaatgcgaaaggcccttggcccgactcgcatttgacttcactagcagtaccaaaggacccttggggcccaacaacacaaaagctattgaaagtccttttacacggagttAGGTTgtataagacccaacaacatgtaagcgtgtttccttcgggcctaaagatcatgtcattgggctagctaggcccaacaagcacgatttgaaacttttgggcccaaagatggtgtatcgacgtctggtgaattcccacgtgtgtattgactccCCGTAAATTTCCGCGTGTGCATTGAAGTATCatcgtttattgatttttgattcgttattgattcgagaccgaatcaattcgtttggtaacgatttttggtgttgaaggtgtattacgtttcgccggtagttGTGGTACTCATATTTTATCTTaaaggatttattgttttaaacattagaaattttctttttgaagccccttcttggataaatttacacttttaacccttcatataaaagaatttccattttagtccttaaaccatttttcttgacactttagtatcaaaacttgttgaaaagatatttttcagcccaaatttacttgaaaaatagttttagtccctcaaaatgaaattttctcggttgaaacctctattttcgcaatttttactattttgacccaaaatggaaaatttttgcatctttggtcccttttaaatttgaaaggcatttttaacccttgaaatgaacttggtacactagtagtcccctgttttacagaaatgtgcagtttcagcccctccaaattaaaaatctcgcaatttgggctttattgggccgaaaagttcatttttggcccattatgtttaaaaattcacattttaacccttcaaaagagtaaattttcagaaaatacattttagaaactgttttgactcatctcaaccttcagaatttgtattttgtcgttttgggccctttagttttgtatttttagcattttgagcccaaaaatgggttttaagcccaaagatgttcatattaaccaacttggttatttttctagaattgatttgtgtgaaataatataagttatacttatttcattcaacatattgtagatctcggtttctAAGTTCTTTTTGACTAgtaccaacaccacaatcacataaaaacaaatatatatatatatatatatatatatatatatatatatatatatataagcatagaaatcacacaaagcatacatatactcatagatctacacatttgcttgtattctctcccacaaaacttataaaaaccgaaaaatagggggtatgaagctcaccttgagttgtggttttgatttgaagaagaaaaggaagaaagtgaggtgattttcggccctagcaacaccttgatgaagatctcgaatttgaggtgattctaagatgcaagatcaagatttcatatgagttaagaagagatttttgtatAGGACAAGGAGTCTAGAGTATGGattcaagcatcaacttacctagatgatgatttttgtgaagaatcctccttgcaaagtccttgaatctcgaaaatatggaggaggtatgggagagttttcttgagagaaaagtgagtgaaatgtgtgtgtgtgtgtgcttgaactcggccgagagcaagagagagagggagaaaaggAAGTGCTTGCATGGGAAGATGAgattgcatggatgtttgaagtgcgAAAGCCTAGATATCCTTCatacaataatgaggtggcaagaaAAGTCAACCCCCTTTCCTCTTAGGTTTATGGTTTGGGTCGAGAGATAGGGAAGAGAGATGGGGTTTTGGGCCTTTTatgtttaagtccataatatGGAGTCCAAGTTaatgatttttgtcccattgGCCCTTTTAGAGAAATTTACGGCCCAAATAAATATGAATATGATTCTTATGGCCctttagggctaattaggttagttatgccccaatgaggtccattaaggtgtcttatttcattctaggcccaatatggcccaaaatgttaaaatgaatgagagtgggtccaattagaacccatttaagagttctaagcccaaggtagccaaattggaagcttattggtcctttGGGCCCAATAaagaagtcctagtccaaaatggacttaaacaagaactcctagggtttccaattgtttaacgactatttgtagtgcttgtatggtgtatttgattgcaattttgttgtcataaagtaagcatcatacatgctcttatgtttttggattcataatttgacttaagtgttgtaattacaaggcacaaaaattcctgATTGTGTCACTGACTAAATTTTTTATTTGGGTTATGTTGCTATATTAAAAAATACATCAAAATCCAATTTTTTTGAAAGTTAACCCTTTTTCCCTGAAATTCGTTTTATGACAAGTTTGGTAGTTTTGATGACAAATTGTAACTGTCTAGTGACAGTTTTCATATAGGAATCATATAGTCgtttttggtcatttttctgGTATATCTTTTTGAAGAACATTTTCACATACATTATCTGATTTCGTATCTCTAAATTtcatccaattgagtgtttgatcTGTACTATCGAAATACTTCAATTTAATAGTGTATCACGACTTTCATATAATCCAAGCAATCTATTCATCCCCTATTTCTAACAACCTTTAGTTCTAGATTCCGATGGACAATGAATTCAAATGAAAGATCATGCCACACAACTCATCAAAAACAACTATTTTGTACTTTTAAAATGAATATATTAACTACGTTGTATCTTGTTAACCTCTCACACAATAAACAAATACAATAATAAAAAAGCATGATGATTCAAATACAATTGTCATATAAATAAATGCATTAAAATCATATTTATCATacattaatttttgattaaactCATACTTTCTTCCTAACACATGATAATCTATAAAGTAGCAAAATCCACATGCATACAATTTACTTTTTACTTTTATCATTTAtttcttattatattttaaaaatattgacTAAATATTTTGAGGTAGAATATCTTCATGAATTAGCGATGATCCATTAAATGCAATAAAACAAAGCGATGATCTTTAGCGATATTATATGAATCTTCATGTATACAAATTAAGGTAGTTTCTCCGATCTTCACGTCACGTGGGTCTCGATAAccattcataacttcttcttcttttatatatatatatatatatatatatatatatatatatatatatatatatatatatatatatatatatatatatatatatatatatatatatatatatatatatatatatatatatatatatatgtgtgtgtgtgtgtgtgaacgaATTATAAACATATTAAATAAATCTCTTTCAATCTTTAGTTAAAAGAATTTTTAACATTATGGTGGAAGAAAAATATACAACGGTCTCGTTAACCACTAACCCTTTCTGGATGCTCTAACAATAATaatagagaaaatgacaaatttaatctaattttttaaactttttccAAGAAATAGAAAAAATTAAGAAATAACCAAAATGACCAACGAAATCCTAGATGGGCCTTCACGGGCTACTATTTTGTTATTTGGGTTGTGATTccattaaacatatatttttttcccCAAAATCTTATTTGTAACTTCCTATCCTCAAGTGAGATGTACACAAGTTTAATGCATAAACTTATGCATTAGTCACTTATTAGAATCCCATTTAAGAAGAGGAAATCTCATATGTGAGTTTAGAGCAGAAATTGCAGATGGCAGATGTAATATGAGATTTTGTCATGCATAATGctaaaaatagattttttttatatttttttaatattttttaagaaATCGTAATCCAAATGACGAAATCATAGCCCGTGAAGACCCATCTGCAATTTTATGAGTATTTAGGtaatttcttaatttttttttggctattttcttAACATTAAGAAATTAGACTAATTTCTTTTACAAATGATATAAGCAATTTAATTAGTAAGAATAGTATAGTTATGGTGCTAAATtataagggataatgacttagaagggtaatatattttcggatttatacacatttagtcattgacttttttttcgtccacatttaccccttcaatttgttaaactgtacacatttagtccttatgatcggctactccaggttagccagtaaaaaggacttaatagggtaatatatttctcactttgtacacatttagtccttaatacttttgtacacatttagttcttaatattttttttgttgtaaaataagtaatttttgtttttgtactcattcaacaCTTATAAATGATTTTTTAAGGTTTTTCTCACATCTTAAGTGAATAGCCATATGGTGGCGAGataggttgaggtggtcctgttatatgttgtaggccaagatacttgGTGCGGATCGGCTGTAAGCTATAGGCATGGAGACTCGAGAAGAGCGGTTGGGTTAAGGCAACATGCCAACAAACCttgggtattccagtccgatgactgattggacatGTTGTGTATTGGCATTCCAGTCAGATGACTAATTGGGCCAAGGTATTCCAATCTGATGAGTGTGGGCttgttatgcatgataatacCTTTGTTGTGTCAGGTATTTTGAGGGAAACTCACTTAACtttatgcttacccagttgtttatgttttcaggttttatggttgatcgtgggaaggcgaaggcatgaatgtacacactcatcaacaataTTCAGGATTCCACgtttcttatattactctgattttcgataaattttggaataaatgtttttttcttaataatggatttataattaggGAGTTTTgcgttatttaaaaatgaaactttttggttgtgaaaatgagacgttacacataaacatcaacagtcacacacacacttcatcaatgattgtcccacgtaagatgtcgtgagaaaaacctaaataaattattataagtattaaatgagtacaaaaacaaaaatgacttagtTTGAAACAAAAagatattaaggactaaatgtgtacgaaaatattaaggactaaatgtgtacaaaatgaaaaatatattaccctattaagtcattttctcggctaacctggagtaaccggtcataaggactgaatgtgttcagtttaacaagttgaaggggatAAATGTAGACGAAAAAAAAAGTCAGTaattaaatgtgtacaaatcaaaaaatatattactatTTTAGTGATTATCCCAAATTATAATCCAAAGGGATATTGTATAAAGTTGCTTTTAAGGGTGTCcaacttttatttttatcttcACTTTTAGTCTTGACTGGGAGAGGGTATAAATATAATCACTCTTTTGCCCCTTCAGGTTCGAACCTTGGTTCCATTATTCTTCATTCCTTTGGGTTCTCAAACTTCTCACAACACCTTGTTGCCTTCAAAGTTCACACAGCTGCGTGGTGCCGAGTGCCGACTTATTATTGGAACCTCCAAGCCTGGCTTCAATGGCGTGCTTAGTCTCCTTGTTCTCCTTCACGCCTTTAACTTCGCACAAAACCCTAATCAAGGTAACTCACACTGTGGCCATCCCCTTATGCCGTATGTAGATTATGGAAGAAGGAATTCATTTCTCTAAGTTGGGACTCTTCACATGCTTTAATATGTTCTTCTATTTCCATTTCAGTTACTTTTCTTCAGCAATTTAGTTGAAATTTTTTCGTACTCTCTCCCTTCTTTGACGTCTGTCGTCAAATAGGCTATTTTCATGACTTCAATTCGATGTGATGTGTATAGATATACATGAAATGGGTCAGTAGTATACTAAATTAACTGTATAACAGATACGGCAGATTGATTTAGGTCAGGAAAGCAGGTTTAAAAGTAACAAGAAGAAAAACAAAGTGGAAATTTTGTTCAAGTACAAACTGTTTATTGTTTCTTTGTTTACCTTTTCTCTAGACTTATCACTTATGATATGAGTTTGATGCGATGGATTTTTGAGGTGAAGGTTCCTTCAATTATGTAAATGTGattaaaatatatatcaaaatgtTAGTAAAAAGTTGGATTAAAGCTTGTTTTAAAACAAATTATGCATCCATGCTTCTCATTCTAGGGTCAAAATATCCAACATTGTAACTGAAACTGGTTACCTGATGATGTGTCAAAATATGCAACATTGTTGCATAAACAAACATTGTTAAGAGATGTTCTTTCAAATGGtcacaatgtactttcattaagTGTTCCACTTAAGTCATTTAGTTAGAAACAGTTTGACTTTCTTGAGTAATTTCATCAAAATTTTGTTAGAATCTAACAATATTACAAATACTAAatcaatatataaatattatgtatCATATGTGCAGAGATGGTTCTTGTATTTTGTTGATTTTTAACCAATATATATACTTTGCAAATGGTTTAGTATTGTTGTTTTAAACAAACCTATTGATGAGTTGACTCAAGAAAGTCAAACTATTTTTTACCAAATTAACCAAATAAGACACTTTTTGAAAGTACAATGACTATCTgtgtatcaaaaaaaaaaaaaaaaaatcacctaAATGAGACAAATCAAAAGtatgttattattttataaagAAATGTAGTTAATTGGTGACTCAACAAAGCTTATTTTTATTTAAAGGACCTACAAGCATGGAAAACAGCTAATTGCAGGATGCTTTTACATTCATCAAATTCCATAACAGGTATGTGCTTCAAGCTTTTTTATCCTTCagaattttttttacataattaGAAAAGCTTATATCTGTTATCtagtaatttcattttttttttcctgATATTGTACTTTGACAAATCTTAACcagttatagcattgtactttgaaccattttttttctatttatagcaatgaaaatatttttctatttgGATGAGATTTGCTATAATTGGGTAGGTTTCTCAGAATGaaaataggatgctataataaacagaTATATAAAAGTATGTTACTATTTCTTTCATGCTTACAATTGAAATTTGATTTTAAGGAATCAATTTTGTGGCACCCAAATCAGCCGGGAAAAACAAAAACCTACTTTCTGTGACGTGGCATCACAACCCTAATCAGACACATTTAAGAGTTTGTTGTGGAAATGTTTTTGTTGATGATGATAAATTAGTTTGTAGTCCCAATGTGATATTTGGATTTTGGGTGGGCCCAGATATTGATGATGGATGGGGTTTCGTTGAAGCTATTGTAATTTGTAAATCAAATATTTGATATTTGatatatattgatttttttgGGTACTTGTTTTTAATGTTCAAATCTAGATAGTATTTATAAGTAAGAAAAAGAagtacattttttttttattgatcTAGGTATGTGCTTTACATTCAAAATGTTCTTTGAAGCTTCATCATGAATCTTGAACATATTTGTAaacatttgattttatttatttattaattttttcaaGTTGCAACTTTGTATGCAACATGTCAAACATAACTtcgtcaaacaaaaaaaaaatggttcAGATggaaacaaaatttgagtctCAAAGAAATATATTATGAATCAAATCATTTCTAATATTGAAAGTCGAAATTAGATATCAAAGCAAGTTGTGAAGTTGTCACATGGGATTTTTTTTGGGAAGAAAAGTAGAGGGTTTTTCCGAGCAGATTACTGGTAAAATTGTTAAAAaggctaaataaaaaaaactgaaaataatACAAGGTCattttgagagaaaaaaaaagttagtTAAATCGGAAAAAGAACCAATATAAAATCTGATATTCACCTTTTATAAAACTCCGTAACAAAACCATATAATATCCAATTAATACATTAAGCTTAACAGGCTGTTGAGACTTCATCACATATGATAACTAAGTCACCAAATGACTATTGAATATACACATGTTATCCTAATTCATTTCTAAATCTACAAGATTCCAATTTTTCCACATATGAGTCATAACTTAATCAAGGATAGTATACAAATATGTATACACACATATTCTACACATACACACCAAACACATGTCTTTATAACATAATAAGTATGCATTTGTTTCCATTACTTCCAACGTATATCCAAATACATTAATAGTTGTCAAATACCCAAGTATGTAATCAAATGATCAATTTTCATACAAAGACATGTTATATTATCAAAATCTCAATTTTTCATATAACATCCGTTTGGTTATTGTTACTAATGTTTGGCAAATTTCTAATTTATCAAAACATAACCCAATTTCCTTCCAATTTCCATGCCAATCATTTTAGAATGATTTTATAGTGATCCTAACATACTAAAACCACAAAATTATCATTTTAATtctcattatccaaaaatatacccataataacaacatactctTTGAGTTACTTCATTTCCATACGAGCTTTATATTTTGTGTTCACATTTATAGAAACACGAACAATTTATTACACGAATTATATATAATTTCCACATTCCCTTCCAACTCAAGAAATCCATAAATTATCAAAGATTCACATCTTATAGAATGATAATTACCTTCAATGGAAGGTTTCTGTTCGTTAGGAGCAAAACGGAAACTTAGATTCAATTTTCTTATATGAATAATGAAACAAGCAGGAGATTACCATTTTTCTCttaattcatcatcttcttcttgatTGAAAGAGGTTGTTATACTGATTCTGTTTGATGGAGCATGATATTGAACTCATGTATGACCTTGTGTGCCTACCTCATACCAAACCAAAAAACAAGCCACATGATGTCAATCACGACATGCATGTCACATGATACATCATATTATTCAACATTGGTACCCAATCCATTTCCAACTTATACATCAACCATATTTTGTTCTAGAAGTATCCAAGTCCAATTCCTATAAGAAAAATGGGAAACAGCCTGTTTTACCCAAAATCAAAATATAATTCATAAGAAACATGGGAAGAATCTAGGAATGTTTTCATGGTAGAATACTGAACAAACTATTTGTACCtattttttgtgttctttatccTCAATACAAAAGATCACTTGGACAGGTTTCTCCAGAATTTAGCAATGGGGTCTCTGTGGTATGTTCTTTAGTATCAAAGGTTTTTAATGTGTATAACAGGAGGACAAGTCTTATAGATAAAACTTATAATTGTATCTCCATTTTTAGTGATACTTAGTGAGACAAAACAATACGTGTTTCTCTCGTTTTCTTGATAAATATTAGTAAAACTTATGACAGCTGCTAAAATGAAAATTATGAAGGGAAACCAATTGTAGAGAAAATGGTAGTTTGATGTCTCAAGAAATAATTCAAATACAATACAAGGATGAGAATAAATATGATCGTTTTCTCTTGTTTAGGGCCATTTCCTCGATTAAAAGGCCCATAATGATCAATGACACTTGATTTTGACAAACACGAAATGAGTAAAAGCCAAGTAAACGGAAAAAGAAATGAAGTATGAATATGAACTTAAACAAATGTTTAACAGGTCTAGTTGATGacttaatttaaaataatcaaagAGAATTGATTTTGTAGGACAAAAGGGCTGTTAGCCTGttcaaaagtttcttcataaatATTATACCTTGTTGCAAAACCTACAAAGATCCTTAATATCGATTACCATTTAGCTTCATGTCACCAAATATGGGCACATAAAACGCCGTGGAGCCACAGTTTGTCGTACGTTCGTCTAGTATTAAAATACGGATACACTGTTGCCAAGGCATAACTATCCTTAAATTCATGATGAAAGATGAGGATCAATAGAGCGATCAATGGTGCACGCTTTCTATATATCCCCATCCCTTGTATTCATAAACAATTATCCCCTTCAGATCAAGTAGTATATATATTCAGCTTTAGTTTGTCCTTCTTCCTGTCACATGCCTTTGAATCATGAATTTTCTTGCAATGTCCCATACTCCCATTCCTCATATTGGTTGCTCATATGTACGAAGTTATGGGGGTGAGAGTACAAAAAACCAAGTGAAAAAAATTAACTTTCGGTGTACTACAATATATATTATGTCATTATACAAATAGAAACACCATTCATGGATGATAATGGAGAAGTGGTCCCGAAAGGGAGTTCAGTTATGAAGCCATAGGTTGTATGCTTAAACCCTGAACTCTCTGACACAAAACAAGTGTATGATAAAGTCAAGGTTTTAACCATCGTTTCTTTATGTATGGGATGAATGATTATTCAAATATCTTTGGTGCTTATAGGAAAGACAAATTATGTTCTGTAAAGTCACCAACTAGCTAAATGGTCCTGCTTCTTGGGCTAAGATAACAAAAACCCTAGTTACAATCCTTTTTAATTTGTTAAATATAATTTAAAGGGAAACAAACTCCAAGTTTGACTGTGTGATGGACCACATTTGAACTCATTGAAAGCATATATCACATAATATTGCTTCTTTATGTCGGATGTACATAAGTGGAAACATAGATGATTATTTGACAGATGTATATGAATCTAATGTTCAGAGAACGTGCATTGATTGGTTATAAAGGGAAATATAGGTTTACACTTTACACTATAAATCAAAAAGCATCATCCTCGTGTCATTTATTTCCTCCCAAAAAAAACTTAAGCTTTccaatctcaaaaaaaaaaaattgcaaataATTTTTGTTAATCGTCCCAAAGAAAATATAATGCTTTAATTTTTGTTAAGTTTAGATCTACCCTCGTTGTAGCACAACCAACTATTAAGTTCTATAATAAATGGTCATTCATACTAATTTTTGGTAGTTTAGAGGCATAAAATACATCTTTACCAAAGGACCTTTACTTGTAATTGCCGGTTTCTTTGATAACGTAACTTTTTTCACTAAAAGAATTAAACTAAATTCCACCTCAAGAGTCCACGTCAAGGTATCACCACCGATACTCTCCAACTTATCTCCTCTATACGCCCACCTCAAAAAGCAAGACAGACCTTCCTCTCACTCACATTTGTAGAGAATACCTTTGCATATATACACCATCATCTTTACAAAAATGGTTGCCACCGTTATTCAGTCATCTCAGGCTACGATCAAACATCGGAGCTCAAAGCTTTCGACCAAACAAAAACCGATGTGAAGGGTGTAACACCCTATTTCGAATCGTTTCCTACTTCGGGACCGTGATCCGAAGATCAGTTATCAGAAGGATTTGAGCCTTGGGG encodes:
- the LOC111878928 gene encoding uncharacterized protein LOC111878928, with product MACLVSLFSFTPLTSHKTLIKDLQAWKTANCRMLLHSSNSITGINFVAPKSAGKNKNLLSVTWHHNPNQTHLRVCCGNVFVDDDKLVCSPNVIFGFWVGPDIDDGWGFVEAIVICKSNI